ATATTTTTCTATTTTTTTAGGGAAAGGGATTAAGAGTTAAAATGCTTAAGAATAAACAAAATTAATAATTGTGCTTTATAATAGTAAGAAAAAATTGAAGGGGTTCATATGGAGAGAGCAAAAGCCTTAATATTGAGCGGGGGTAAGGGTACAAGACTTAGACCCTTTACCTATACCTTTACAAAACAACTAATACCTGTAGCTAACAGACCTATACTTTATTTTGTTATAGATGACATATTGCAAGCCGGTATAGAGGACATTGGTATTATAATAGCTCCTGAGACAGGAGAAGAGGTAAGAAAGGTACTTTCAGAATATACTTTTGAAAATAAAAGGGTAAGCTTTAATTTTATCTTACAAGAAAAGCCTTTGGGTTTGGCACATGCGGTAAAAACTGCCCAAGACTTTTTAAAAGATAGTCCTTTTGTAATGTTTTTGGGCGATAATCTTATTGAAAATGGCATTAGTTCTTATGTAGATAGATTTTTTACTGAAAACCTTGACGCTTTAATATTCCTAAAAGAAGTTGACGATCCTACAAGATTTGGGGTGGCTGTCTTAGATGATGAAGGTAATGTAAAAAAGCTTATAGAAAAACCAAAAAACCCTCCATCCAATCTTGCTCTTGTAGGAGTATACATTTTTTCAAACAAGATTCACGATGCTATAAAGATTATAAAGCCATCCTGGAGAAACGAGCTTGAGATTACAGACGCAATAGATATGATGGTTTCAAAAAAGAATTCTGTAAAGGCTCAGATATTAGAAGGATGGTGGTTGGACACAGGAAAAAAGGATGAAATTTTAGAGGCAAATAGGGTAGTTTTGGATGAGAGAATAAAAAGAGAAATTCTTGGAGATGTCGTTGATTCTAAAATTATTGGTAGAGTGCAGGTTGCCAGTTCTGCAAAAATTGAAAGGAGTGAAATAAGAGGGCCGGCTGTTATTGGAGAGGGGGCTGTTGTAGTTGACTCATTTATTGGGCCATATACTAGTATCGGAGACAGGTGTTATATCTCAAAAAGCGAGATCGAACACTCTGTGATTCTTGAAGAAAGTAGAATTTTTGCTGTGGCCAGAATAGATGCTTCTTTGATAGGGAGAAGAGCACAAATTATAAAAAAGCAGGGCCTAGTTAAAGCGTATAAATTTTTTATAGGCGACGATGCTCAGGTTGAGGTATATTAATTGAAAGCAATCCTGTTAGGTTCAAATGGACAATTAGCAAAGGAATTCATAAATAACTCATCAAATTTTAATGTTGAATTGGTATCCTTTACAAAAGATATGCTGGATATAACTAACTTTTTTGAACTAAAAGAGGC
Above is a genomic segment from Thermodesulfobium narugense DSM 14796 containing:
- a CDS encoding glucose-1-phosphate thymidylyltransferase; translated protein: MERAKALILSGGKGTRLRPFTYTFTKQLIPVANRPILYFVIDDILQAGIEDIGIIIAPETGEEVRKVLSEYTFENKRVSFNFILQEKPLGLAHAVKTAQDFLKDSPFVMFLGDNLIENGISSYVDRFFTENLDALIFLKEVDDPTRFGVAVLDDEGNVKKLIEKPKNPPSNLALVGVYIFSNKIHDAIKIIKPSWRNELEITDAIDMMVSKKNSVKAQILEGWWLDTGKKDEILEANRVVLDERIKREILGDVVDSKIIGRVQVASSAKIERSEIRGPAVIGEGAVVVDSFIGPYTSIGDRCYISKSEIEHSVILEESRIFAVARIDASLIGRRAQIIKKQGLVKAYKFFIGDDAQVEVY